The genomic interval GCGGCGGTTCGTGCCGAGGTCTAGCAGCGTGACCACCGAGCCGAGGTGAATAGCGTCGCCCGGCCCTCCTCCCGGTCTGATGGGCACTGCCCGCGCCAGCAGGTCTTCCAGCTCGTCCACGCGGGTCTGAAGCGCCAGCAGCCGCCCCTGAGCCTCGGGCAGTCCCTGGTTTTCCTGATCATTAGCCCCCATCTGCTCGCGCACGACGCGGCGGGTTTCTTCCAGCCGCTCCGTTTCCTGGGTCAGTTGCCGACGTAACCGGGCGAGGCCCTCGGGAGTCAGGGGGACAGGCTGGGGCATGGGGGCATGGTGCCCCGCCGCAGGTCCAGGGTGCGTGAATCCCGGCTTCATCCTGCCGCGCTGCCCTCCCGCCAGACTCCCCCCATGCGTGCCCAACGTTCTGCCCTCGTTCTCGCCAG from Deinococcus terrestris carries:
- a CDS encoding GreA/GreB family elongation factor; translation: MPQPVPLTPEGLARLRRQLTQETERLEETRRVVREQMGANDQENQGLPEAQGRLLALQTRVDELEDLLARAVPIRPGGGPGDAIHLGSVVTLLDLGTNRRLTLQLVGPHEAAAVPGERPRVSSESPVGRALPGRRVGDTLTVDLGRRLVRYRVEEVRSCP